The nucleotide sequence TCACTGTTTTTCATGAGTGTGTAATTATAGACTTGtgtttaaaattatatatattgatattttcttccttgaacaaaaaatcatcttAGCATGAAGCGCTACAAATAATGTCAAGTACAagctaccaaaaaaaaaatctggaaaGATAGGCCTTCACCCCAACCCTCCTTTAGTATAccatattttacaaaaaatttagaAGTCGGAGATGCTTAGAACCTTGTTATGTTCACTGTTGTggttatttgtaattttgtatgcAACGTTGTAGAGTTTCTCCATTTGTATATGATCCTTACTAGTTTATTTTGTAGGTGATTTTTCATACTGATTTTTGTTTGTCTTTTCTTCGTAAAGACACATTAATTACTAATTGGGCATTATATGGAAAATTCAGTTATAAACTATCTATTATTATGATACTTTGAGTAGTCACTTTTCAAGTAGTTTTAGACTTTTAGTAGAAATGGGATCTGTCTGTAAATTCTGTACATTAATCTATCCAATATGTACAGACCAAAGAAATACAGCAGGGAAGCCGACAGAAACTTCCCTTGCTTCAACGACACAAGACAGGTTGCAAAACGAAAAGGAATCTGATGCTCAGAATGCTGTGGCTGATGATCGTTCTAGTTTGAATGAGGCTGATAAAATCAGCCCTGAAGATTCCAATTCAGATGGTGCCGATGTAACAAAAGGGAGGCCTATGTCTCCCGGAACTTTGGCATTGATGTGTGATGAGCAAGATACATTGTTCATGTCAGCTGCTTCTAATGGGTTAATGGGCGATGGTAACACATCTTCACGGTTACCTAGTGCACAAGGAATGACAGAAGTCTACGCAGAACAGGAAAGGATTGTCTTGACGAAATTCCGAGATTGTCTTAACAGGCTCATCACTTTTGGTGAAATAAAAGGCAAGTGAATCATGTTTCTTTTCTGGACTAATTACGGTCTAAGGTTAAAAGTTTTCCATAAATTTTACCCAAACCCTTTATCACTACTCCAGGAAAAAACTGTCAGCATAGTTCATTAAGTTGAGATTtcgttatttttcttttaccgCTCTTCTACATTGGGAATCAATGTGCCTGTTTCATTTAACACTGCAGAAACGAAGTGCTCATCTTTAGCCAGAAGTGAAGTGGAAACTCAAAAAGACCAACACAGCAATGGCAGTACAAACGCAAGAATAGATTCGCAGACTGCGCAGGGACCAATTACCAACGGTGTTACAAAACCTGTTGTTCCACTCGCAGCCAAGACAACGACATCACAGACGGTTACTGCAGCAGTCTCAGCCCTGAGTAAAACTCCCTCCCATCCGGAAAACGGAGATGGGAGACCAAAAGCTTGAAATAGAGATGTAAAAAGATTTTAGCAGACAAGATTCGCCAAAGGTATTGTTTCGCTATGACTTATCTCCGTTGCAGCGTCAAGCCGGTAATTAGGAAGTTATTAACCACTCTTAGAAGTATCTAATTTCTCTTTCTAAggttattaatatatttatagAATAGTTTTTTTTAGCTTTAACCATAGTTTTTCGGTCGAATTTGTGTAAAATGCAGAGCCTTGTAGTTGTGCAAGATATCGTTTTTAGATCGTTACATACAAATTAACATCATAGCTTGTATTTGCTACATGCTAGgatgattttttttcccttccccTTTTTGATCTTTTCACATGTGGAAATAATATTCAACTTATTTTTGCCTTTATGGAGTTAGCGGAAGACTTGACACAAAATCGAGCGCAATGTAGTTTTCCTTCGAGGGAAGAATCTGGTTAATCTTTCTGCGCCTTGTGTTTAAACAATTAGCCTTATTCAAACCACTGACAATTTCAGTGAAAAGTGGTTTCACAAGATCTTTTACGTGCGCTTTAAGAAAAGTATTACAAGTCGTATGGGAGCGATCTTATTATTTATTGACTTATATAGGTATATTATTGAATTTTGATGCTGGAAAACTAGCGGGGTTCAAAATTATGCTTAAGTTATCTAAAATAGATCTTAGGTTAAGTACGGATAACTTCCTAACCGTAAGGGCTAATTTCAAATTACTCTTAATcttttaaaatattcaaaataactACCTAATGTATTGCGTTGGACATCCATTATGTCTCTAACATAAAGTGATGACCTAAAAAATTATTCAAGCAAGTTTTACCCTCACGCTATCTATAGAGCTCTAGATCTCTAAATCGATCCTTTTTAACTAGACAAGTTTAGTGTTTGTCTTGTCTAATAGGGGTCTATTTGGGATTCAAAATTCCAAAGATGATGTGTTAGTGGGAGTAAGTTTCAATATTTGTCCACGTCATTACTTAATATCAAGGACATTATCAACTAGCTGTATTTACATAATATTGTTGACCTAACTAGTGTACAATTTTATATACACTAACTAGTTACTTGGAACGTTTACTTCTAAAAATTGAGTAATTATCTGTTAGTAATTATCTACACTTAACCCTAAATTTCATAGTTTTTGTTGAAATTCGCAAAACCGATTAAAAATTGCGAGTTATTGTCGTAATTAAGAAAGCATACTTGCTATCGAGTGACGAAACTGATTTTTATTGAACTTTTAAGcttgaaattaataaaacaagtaaaggatcctcttcggatcctctttgtggggatctaGAGGATCCATCAACCAcgaccgttcatcgtacatcgtgcggtcagttttcgttagatacaatttatattcaattttaaatttcaaatgatttctgacagcaaaatatacgatgaacggccGTAATTAATTGATCCTCCGGATCcctacaaagaggatccggagaggatcattTTCCAGAGAATGCTAGTGGAGCCCACATTATAGCCAAACATTACAGTCCTTACCATTTCGAAGCGTTATAACTATTCATTcacaaagaaagaggaaagaaCGTTTAGTAAAAGAGAGGTAACAACAACATATTTTAGTTTGTAAACCCCAACTGCTTATGAATTCTCCATAGCCACCTTGCATATTACAAGGAATCGATGAACTCGAATCTTATTTTCCCGATTGCTGAATGTGCTCGAAAACCGGTTGAAAATAGGGTTCTTTCTGCTTAAATGCGTGACCTTGAAGACGGGGATGACGACGCGGGTGCACTCTGCAggacaagaaaaacaaatgtaACATGTTTACTTCAAAATGAGAAAGGAAGGTTTACTTCAACTCATCCAAATCCAGCAAAAAGGGAGAAGTTCAGGACGAAAAATAAGAACCAATGTTCTTACCAGCGGCAAGCCTTTTGTTGCTCTTTCTTCCAAAAACCTTGATGGTTTGAAAAAGTTGCCATATAATCCGGACCATTTCTTTAGACTAGCGTATATATGTTTAGGGCCGACCTGATCTGCCCAGAACACAATACCGCCCCTGCCACGTAAGAAACAGCCGACGTGAAATAAAGCATGTACATTAACTAATAACTTCATCACTATCAACCGAGTGAAAAAACTAATAGTACACATCTGCAACAAGCTTGTACAAAAATGGAGAGGGTTGTTCAAGTCCGGACAGTTAATCCCGCAAGGGATACATTGCCCGCACCTCGGATGTCCAGATAAAACAATCAGCCCTCTCTCCATTAGCTGCACGAGTAGAGAGGCGAATATTTCAAACATCTAAAGTTCAAGCAGACACGAGGGTCAAAATAGAACTCACCGGTAAGAGGGGAAACTCATCCCATGAACAGATGCGATGTCAAGGTCTGTGGCTCGAATAACTATTCCTTCATCTAGAATACGACATGCCTCATTCACCGCAGGAAACAGCATCATCTCCAGAATTTCTTGGTCTGTAACAGTCAAAGGCTGCAAGCCATAGTCCAGCAAACACGATGAGCATGATAGCTAAGAATGCATTATTTAAAGCAACTACTGAGCCCGTAACAGCAAGACAGAAATCCATTTAAAGTACTACTGTGCAAAAATGAGAATCTATCTTCTGATGTACAGAAAAAGTACCTTTCCACCAGGCATGATATTGGTAAGTCGTCGAGATTCCTCAATAAGAGGTAGGACAGAAAAATCAGGTTTTGGCTTGCTTCCCTTCTCATAAATATAATATCCTTTTCCGTTGTTTTTACCTGAAATGCCAAAAGCACAAAGCAGTTAGAACAAAAAACATGTTACAATACCCCTCTCCAACTTCTTTCCGAAAAAGGATGATCTAATAAAATTACTGAAGTTCTAGATTACCATTTCGTCCATTTTTTATCAAGATCTCAACCAATGGAGATTTAAATGTGCGATCAGGGAAAGCACGAGATAATTCCTTTCCAGCAGCAAGGGCTACTCCGTAGCCTCCCAAGTCTTGAAGCCTGCAAGTTAAGAGCGCTAGATATAATCATCAATGTAGTTCTTAATTCTACGATCAGCAGGCATAAACATTCCTAAAAAAAAAGCCAGATCCTATGTTAAGATGAACAGAATAAGGGGCGAccccaagccaacaaggctctTTGTTTTGCAAGGGTCGGGGAGGAAAGTCTATTGTACGCAGCCCTACCCTTGCAAAGAGGCTATTTCCATAACCCGAACCCATGATCTTTTTTGGTCACAAAGGTGCAATCTTTCCGTTGTGCCAAGGCTCGCCCTCTAAaatgaacaaaagaaaacagGAAATCTAGGTACGGTGAAAAGGAAGAAAGTTACTGGAATGGACCCATAGGTAGGCCAAAATCCCTAATGATCCTGTCAATTCTGAACACATCCACTCCTGAATTGACCAATAAATGGGCACTGTGAAAATAGGGAAAGAATGCTCGATTGACGGCAAAGCCTGTGCAGTTACCAACCACGACAGGaactttctttattatttttccaACAGTAAATAGATCAAGAATAACTTGTGCTGAAGTCTTCTCTGTCCGTACTATTTCAAGAAGAGGCATCACATGAGCAGGACTGTCCATCAAAGAACAATTCAAAATTAAGGAAGTATAAACAAAAAGCATTCCACCATAACTATCAGTGCATCTATGAaaaacaatgacaaaaaatGGTTTTGGCTGAGTAAAACATTTCTAAGTGGAAAAAAAGTGTGTTTCTTTTCTTCGAGTGGTACAGCAGTGTGCTCCTGGGAAGAAAAATGCATGATAACCTGAAAAAATGTGCCCCCACAATGCGATCATGAGAGTTTGTCTTTTCTCCAACAACATTGAGGTCAATAGTGGATGTGTTTGTAGCCAATACGCAGTGAGGAGGACAAACTTTCTCGAGTTCACTAAAGATTTTTTGTTTGAGAGGAACACTTTCAATGACAGCCTGCAAAAAAGGAATAATTGTATCAAATGACTTTCAAACAGAAATTCAAGAGGTAATATGTAGATAATACAAATTTCATTACAACAAAAAACATTAAGTAGAGAGCAGATGCTCAGGCTCTCAGGCCCAAAAAGGTGGTCAATACAGATGAGCACAAGAAATCATCTCTAACAGAACAAAGAAGGTTTAAGAAAATGGTCTgaaaatatgaaagaaaaaacaaaaagaacttgaaaacaTCTGGTATGGCATTCTAAAATTCCCTACCTCTATGACCATATCCACATCTTTGAAGTCGGAGTAGTCCAAACTACCTTTAAGCAATGCGAGAGATTTTTGTTCCTTGTCCTGTGTCAGCCCCCTTCTAGTTACTAAGCCTTTAACGTTTCCTGTTGAAACAAAAAACCAACGATAAAGAATTTGAAGATTTCAGGTTTCAAATATCACCAGTGCACTGCATACACAAAAAAAACCATGCCAGAGTGTTATTTTGTTAGTTATCTGAAAACAAGTGAACCACCAATCTGCTACAAAACTCAGCATGGACTccatttaaaataaacatgatCTAATGCAGCCTGAATAGACTCATTCATAAATCcaaagtaaaatgaatagtaaaaaaaaaaaaatcatatgccAGACTGCAGCCTGAATCCTGAAGACTCATTCATAACTCATAGGAAAATGGTAAATCTCAAGAATTCTGCCAATGAGGTAACCACCTTCTATCTTTTTTATGCCCTTCTGAAGATATTCAGAGTTGACTTCCTTTAGAACCACAGATATATTGCTGAGgagaagggctgtagcaatacCAGAACCCATCAGACCTCCCCCAATAACAGCAACTTTCTTTATTTGCCTTGGTTTAAGGCCAACATCGGTAACATTGGGCACCTGCATAAGTTAAAATTTAAGTAGATACAACAAGAATCAAAAGGAGGGTAAAATGCAGAAACTGCTTCCTGGCAACAGAAGATGATAAACACtcttcataaaatttaaataattagcAGAGGCATTGCATAAAAGCATCAATACAAATTCAATTACTTAAGGATGAAGAGTGGATAACTGGATTTAGAAAGCCAAGCAGAACCATTTACAACAAACAGAAGAACATAAAACAAATGGGAAATCTCATTAAGAAGCCAGGAGAGGGTTGTTTAGGGCCAAATCTGTCAACAGATGTCATCAACACAAAGACAGAGGACTGGaagaaaatcttaaaaaaaaaaaaaatagtaaagaaGCTACTTGTGTATCATGCTTGTACCTTTGATGTTGCTCGCTGGGCAAAAAAAACATGGACAAGACCTTTTGCAGTGTCTGCTAGAACTAACTCCTTAGAAACTTTAGCCTCCtgatataaaaatttaatttgttagAACATATGTGAACCGGCATGCCATTACACATATGAAGGACGATTAAACATGTATAGCAAACAAAGCTAATGACATCAAAATTACCATTAAAAGACCACTGTATCCTCCATGAACAATGCCATCCTCGATCACATTGAGGCATGCTTCGTGATGAGGCAATTTGGGAGCAGTCTTCCTGGCTTGTTGTCTGGCAACTTTCAGTATCTCTCGAGCCTCAGACAGGGAACCAAGTTTATCTGTCCTGTGAAGAGAGCGCAACCACGGTTTGTGTCTGTCTGCAATTTCCAAAGCCCATGAACGAGAAACTTTCAGCAACTCTTCAGGAGACACAATAGCATCTATAAGACCAAACTTCTTCCCTTCTTCAGACTGGATTGGCTTCGATGACTGAAAAGGACCAGATGCTGTACTAAATTAGAATCAAAGCAAGATGAGCTTATAATGGATAATAATTTTGAGTAAAATTTCAAGTTGTCCAAAACAAGCACTTTGCGTGTGTTCAGTGTACGGACCTAAATATATAGTTTCAAGATAGAACACAAGAAATTATTTCATGACATTTGGGTATAAAGCTCAAACAAAATATAGTTTAGAGATAGAACACAAGAAATTATTTCATAATTCTCAACATTTTAGTATGAAGCTCTAATAAATTCTAAATGTTCCACACTAAGCTATCTTTTCCTCTTTTGCCTTTTGTCCCCTCAAAGCAAATGACAATGTTTTCAAATCAATATGGTAGATCAAGAATCGAAAGAATATAGTTGCAAGCACAAAActagaaaattgaaaacaaataaaaaaaaaatgagcagAGGAGCCAATTACCAGCATCATTTCAATTGCCTTCTGAAGCCCTACAAGCCTTGGAAGACGTTGTGTGCCTTACATAGCAACAATACTTAACATTTCAGTACAACAATCGATATTattttagtgtccaatttactTGCTTGTGTAGAAAAAAAAGTTATACCTCCTAGTCCAGGAATCACTCCAAGAGCCAACTCAGGAAGGCCAAGTTGAGTTCTTGGAGCAGCAATACGTGCATGGCACCCCTGCACGAAATTTACTAATAAGACGCAATTCCACTACAGTTCTGACAGCAAATTTATCACCAAAAATCTGAAAACCAGAAGTTGTCCACTCATGGGTGCGAGCACAAACCAATGCCAACTCCAAGCCACCTCCTAGTGCAAGTCCTTCCATGGCAGCAACAACAGGCTTTTTCGAACCTGTTATAACACAAGCAGTTAACTCTGCGCAGCAAAAATGGAGAACAGTAATTGACCTTTTCGAAAAGAACATTGGGGACAATACCTTCAAGTGTGTTGAGCACAAAGTCAAAAGATACATCGGGCATAACCAAAACATCCCCTACAACGCCACACAAAACAACGGCGAGTTCTCAATCCATTTCATCAGTAAACTCAATGCTACAAATAGAGAGAGACCAACATAGTTCATTTCAATCATACCAGACTCGTGAACCTTCTCGAAAACATTGATATCGAAACCGGCTGAAAACCTTCCTCCACTGCCTTcatcaaccaaaaaacaaggaaaaaaaaaattacaaaaacgtccgcaaagcaaaagaaaatcaaTACAAAGATTCAAGCTTTCGATTGTCTAAACTTAGATTTTCCAATTGGGACGAACTAGATCGAACAGAACGTCACCGCATCAAATTAAATCGAAAGAGCAGGAATGGAAGCTACATTACCAGTCAAAACGATCGCCTTGACGTCGTTTCGCCTCGCGGCCTCCTCGAATTTCTCCTTCAAGCTAGCTACAACTGCAGAAGCACCAAAATATCAATAAACAATTACGAACCGGCAGAGATTTGATAATGCAGAGGCAGAGCTAGCTCGTTTACTCGGTATGGCCAAGGCGTTGACAGGTGGATTGAAGATGGTGATGACTGCAACGCCGTCGTTGCCGACCTCCAAGGTGACCTTGGCCTTCGCCATGGATTCGAAAACCAGAgtagtgaagaagaagaagagagtaCTATTTTGAATGGTACAGTATCTCGATTCATCTCAAGGAGGAATTTATTGTCGGTGCCTCAATTATTTTCTACTCTTTTCTTTAACAATTTTTCTTTCCTGAAGAATCGCTTatatttaacttgttttattcAATATATCGGATTCTGTGCAATGTAGGGACAACTTCATCATCACAAAATAATTTCACGGACTGATATGCTttatacttctttttttttggtacaaggGAGGGCAAAGCCCggcaaacaaaacagaaaaaaaaaatcagacaaGAACAGCCCTAGGGAGGGCCCTGCCAATAGAGTC is from Pyrus communis chromosome 10, drPyrComm1.1, whole genome shotgun sequence and encodes:
- the LOC137747249 gene encoding peroxisomal fatty acid beta-oxidation multifunctional protein AIM1-like, whose amino-acid sequence is MAKAKVTLEVGNDGVAVITIFNPPVNALAIPIVASLKEKFEEAARRNDVKAIVLTGSGGRFSAGFDINVFEKVHESGDVLVMPDVSFDFVLNTLEGSKKPVVAAMEGLALGGGLELALGCHARIAAPRTQLGLPELALGVIPGLGGTQRLPRLVGLQKAIEMMLSSKPIQSEEGKKFGLIDAIVSPEELLKVSRSWALEIADRHKPWLRSLHRTDKLGSLSEAREILKVARQQARKTAPKLPHHEACLNVIEDGIVHGGYSGLLMEAKVSKELVLADTAKGLVHVFFAQRATSKVPNVTDVGLKPRQIKKVAVIGGGLMGSGIATALLLSNISVVLKEVNSEYLQKGIKKIEGNVKGLVTRRGLTQDKEQKSLALLKGSLDYSDFKDVDMVIEAVIESVPLKQKIFSELEKVCPPHCVLATNTSTIDLNVVGEKTNSHDRIVGAHFFSPAHVMPLLEIVRTEKTSAQVILDLFTVGKIIKKVPVVVGNCTGFAVNRAFFPYFHSAHLLVNSGVDVFRIDRIIRDFGLPMGPFQLQDLGGYGVALAAGKELSRAFPDRTFKSPLVEILIKNGRNGKNNGKGYYIYEKGSKPKPDFSVLPLIEESRRLTNIMPGGKPLTVTDQEILEMMLFPAVNEACRILDEGIVIRATDLDIASVHGMSFPSYRGGIVFWADQVGPKHIYASLKKWSGLYGNFFKPSRFLEERATKGLPLSAPASSSPSSRSRI